The following are encoded together in the Streptomyces flavofungini genome:
- the guaB gene encoding IMP dehydrogenase, which translates to MTANVDGVPEKFATLGLTYDDVLLLPGASDMAPGDIDTASSISKNVRVNVPLLSAAMDKVTESRMAIAMARQGGVGVLHRNLSIADQANQVDLVKRSESGMVTDPITVHPDATLAEADAICAKFRISGVPVTDGGGKLLGIVTNRDMAFEADRTRQVREVMTPMPLVTGKVGISGVDAMELLRRHKIEKLPLVDDAGVLKGLITVKDFVKAEKYPNAAKDSEGRLLVGAAVGVAGDAFDRAQALIEAGVDFIVVDTAHGHSRLVGDMVAKIKSNAGGVDVIGGNIATREGAKALIDAGVDGIKVGVGPGSICTTRVVAGIGVPQVTAIYEASLAAKEAGVPVIGDGGLQYSGDIAKALVAGADTVMLGSLLAGCEESPGELLFINGKQFKSYRGMGSLGAMQSRGEQRSFSKDRYFQEGVASDEKLVPEGIEGQVPYRGPLSAVVHQLVGGLRQSMFYVGGRTVPELQANGRFVRITSAGLKESHPHDIQMTVEAPNYSRNK; encoded by the coding sequence ATGACTGCAAACGTCGACGGAGTGCCCGAGAAATTCGCGACACTCGGGCTGACCTACGACGACGTGCTGCTGCTGCCGGGCGCGTCCGACATGGCACCCGGCGACATCGACACCGCCTCGTCCATCTCGAAGAACGTCCGGGTGAACGTCCCGCTGCTGTCCGCGGCGATGGACAAGGTCACCGAGTCCCGGATGGCCATCGCCATGGCCCGCCAGGGCGGCGTCGGCGTGCTGCACCGCAACCTCTCCATCGCCGACCAGGCCAACCAGGTCGACCTGGTCAAGCGGTCCGAGTCCGGCATGGTCACCGACCCGATCACGGTGCACCCGGACGCGACCCTCGCCGAGGCCGACGCGATCTGCGCCAAGTTCCGCATCAGCGGTGTCCCGGTGACCGACGGCGGCGGCAAGCTGCTCGGCATCGTCACCAACCGCGACATGGCCTTCGAGGCCGACCGCACGCGCCAGGTGCGCGAGGTCATGACCCCCATGCCGCTCGTCACCGGCAAGGTCGGCATCTCCGGCGTGGACGCCATGGAGCTGCTGCGCCGCCACAAGATCGAGAAGCTGCCGCTGGTCGACGACGCCGGTGTGCTCAAGGGCCTCATCACGGTCAAGGACTTCGTGAAGGCCGAGAAGTACCCGAACGCCGCCAAGGACTCCGAGGGCCGCCTCCTCGTCGGTGCCGCCGTCGGCGTCGCCGGGGACGCCTTCGACCGCGCCCAGGCGCTGATCGAGGCGGGCGTCGACTTCATCGTCGTCGACACCGCGCACGGCCACTCCCGGCTCGTCGGCGACATGGTCGCCAAGATCAAGTCGAACGCCGGCGGCGTGGACGTCATCGGCGGCAACATCGCCACCCGCGAGGGCGCCAAGGCGCTCATCGACGCCGGTGTCGACGGCATCAAGGTCGGCGTCGGCCCCGGCTCCATCTGTACGACCCGCGTCGTCGCCGGCATCGGCGTACCGCAGGTAACGGCCATCTACGAAGCGTCGCTCGCCGCCAAGGAAGCCGGTGTCCCGGTGATCGGCGACGGCGGCCTGCAGTACTCCGGAGACATCGCCAAGGCGCTCGTGGCCGGTGCGGACACGGTCATGCTGGGCTCGCTGCTCGCGGGCTGCGAGGAGTCCCCGGGCGAGCTGCTGTTCATCAACGGCAAGCAGTTCAAGTCCTACCGGGGCATGGGTTCGCTGGGCGCCATGCAGTCGCGCGGCGAGCAGCGGTCGTTCTCCAAGGACCGGTACTTCCAGGAGGGCGTCGCCTCCGACGAGAAGCTGGTCCCCGAGGGCATCGAGGGCCAGGTGCCCTACCGGGGCCCGCTGTCGGCGGTCGTGCACCAGCTGGTGGGCGGTCTGCGCCAGTCGATGTTCTACGTGGGCGGGCGCACGGTGCCCGAGCTCCAGGCCAACGGCCGGTTCGTACGGATCACGTCCGCGGGCCTCAAGGAGAGCCACCCGCACGACATCCAGATGACGGTCGAGGCGCCGAACTACAGCCGTAACAAGTAG
- a CDS encoding sigma-70 family RNA polymerase sigma factor produces the protein MRDDKTTVIGALVLRAVEGDEQATHDLLAHVHPLALRYCRTRLSRLPGDARHFVEDLAQEVCVAVLLALPRYRDTGRPFEAFVFAIAAHKVADLQRAAMRHPGSTAVPSDEMPERPDDSLGPEERALLSSDAEWAKKLLANLPDNQRELLLLRVAVGLTAEETGQMLGMSPGAVRVAQHRALSRLRALAEQ, from the coding sequence ATGCGCGATGACAAGACGACGGTGATCGGTGCCCTCGTCCTACGCGCCGTCGAGGGGGACGAGCAGGCCACGCACGATCTGCTGGCCCACGTCCACCCGCTCGCGCTGCGGTACTGCCGCACCCGACTCTCCCGACTGCCCGGCGACGCGCGGCACTTCGTCGAGGACCTCGCGCAGGAGGTCTGTGTCGCGGTGCTGCTCGCGCTGCCGCGCTACCGGGACACCGGACGGCCCTTCGAGGCCTTCGTCTTCGCCATCGCCGCGCACAAGGTCGCCGACCTGCAGCGCGCCGCCATGCGCCATCCCGGTTCCACCGCCGTGCCCTCGGACGAGATGCCCGAGCGGCCCGACGACTCCCTCGGCCCCGAGGAGCGGGCGCTGCTCAGCAGCGACGCCGAGTGGGCCAAGAAGCTGCTCGCCAACCTGCCGGACAACCAGCGCGAGCTGTTGCTCCTGCGGGTCGCCGTCGGCCTCACGGCCGAGGAGACCGGGCAGATGCTGGGGATGTCGCCGGGGGCGGTCCGGGTGGCCCAGCACCGCGCCCTGAGCCGCCTGCGGGCGCTGGCCGAGCAGTAG
- a CDS encoding response regulator transcription factor produces the protein MTSVLVCDDSPLAREALRRAVATVPGVERVTTAANGEEVLRRWGADRSDLILMDVRMPGLGGVETVRRLLSADPGARIIMLTVAEDLDGVALAVAAGARGYLHKDASRAELRATVTQALADPTWRLAPRRLRSAEMGAAPTLTAREIQVLEGMSHGRSNAEIGRELFLSEDTVKTHARRLFKKLGASDRAHAVALGFRWGLVR, from the coding sequence ATGACATCCGTCCTCGTCTGCGACGACTCCCCGCTCGCCCGAGAGGCGCTGCGCCGCGCGGTCGCGACCGTGCCCGGCGTCGAGCGCGTGACGACAGCGGCCAACGGCGAGGAAGTCCTCCGCCGCTGGGGCGCCGACCGCTCGGACCTGATTCTGATGGACGTACGCATGCCCGGACTGGGCGGCGTGGAGACCGTGCGGCGGCTGCTCTCGGCCGACCCGGGAGCGCGCATCATCATGCTCACGGTCGCCGAGGACCTGGACGGGGTCGCGCTCGCGGTCGCCGCCGGGGCCCGCGGCTATCTGCACAAGGACGCCTCGCGCGCCGAACTGCGCGCGACCGTCACACAGGCGCTCGCCGACCCGACCTGGCGACTGGCCCCGCGCCGTCTTCGCTCGGCCGAGATGGGCGCGGCGCCCACGCTCACCGCGCGTGAGATCCAGGTTCTCGAAGGGATGAGCCACGGCCGGTCGAACGCCGAGATCGGCCGCGAGCTCTTCCTCTCCGAGGACACGGTGAAGACGCACGCCAGGCGGCTCTTCAAGAAGCTCGGCGCCTCGGACCGCGCGCACGCGGTGGCGCTCGGTTTCCGCTGGGGCCTGGTTCGCTGA
- a CDS encoding WhiB family transcriptional regulator: protein MADFSRLPGPNADLWDWQLLAACRGVDSSLFFHPEGERGAARSARENSAKEVCMRCPVRAECAAHALAVREPYGVWGGLTEDEREELMGRARNRLVTAGGSGATS, encoded by the coding sequence ATGGCAGATTTCTCCCGCCTTCCCGGACCGAACGCAGATCTGTGGGACTGGCAGCTCCTCGCGGCCTGCCGCGGGGTGGACAGCTCGCTCTTCTTCCACCCGGAGGGCGAGCGCGGCGCGGCACGGAGCGCACGTGAGAACTCGGCCAAGGAGGTCTGCATGCGCTGCCCGGTGCGCGCGGAGTGCGCGGCGCACGCGCTCGCGGTCCGCGAGCCGTACGGCGTGTGGGGCGGGCTGACCGAGGACGAGCGCGAGGAGCTGATGGGCCGGGCCCGCAACCGCCTGGTCACGGCGGGGGGTAGCGGCGCGACGTCCTGA
- a CDS encoding LysR family transcriptional regulator: MIEARHLRVLRAVAATGSFSAAARELGCTQPAVSQQMKALEASAGTPLLIRTGREMRLTQAGEALVRHAAGILAGLTAAEEEVAAIAGLRAGRVRLVSFPSGSSTLVPGALAALRAAHPGTRVSLEEAEPPRSVEMLREGDCDVALAFRYAGAAAADEWDDLVVRPLLDDRLVGLVPDEHRLAKTESVTIGELADESWIAGCPRCRRQLVEVCESAGFAPRIDFATDDYPAVIGLVGAGLGVAVLPELAIESVRPKGARTVTVEPAVRREIVALTLPDLAQVPAVAATLDHLARAAAR, encoded by the coding sequence ATGATCGAGGCCCGTCATCTCCGTGTCCTGCGTGCCGTGGCCGCCACCGGCTCCTTCTCGGCGGCGGCCCGCGAGCTCGGCTGCACCCAGCCCGCCGTCAGCCAGCAGATGAAGGCGCTCGAGGCGTCGGCGGGCACGCCGCTGCTGATCCGCACCGGCCGCGAGATGCGCCTCACGCAGGCAGGAGAGGCCCTGGTCAGGCATGCCGCGGGCATCCTCGCCGGGCTGACCGCGGCCGAGGAGGAGGTCGCCGCCATCGCCGGACTGCGCGCGGGCCGCGTCCGTCTCGTCTCCTTCCCGAGCGGTTCCTCCACCCTCGTGCCGGGCGCGCTCGCCGCGCTGCGCGCCGCGCACCCCGGCACCCGCGTCTCCCTGGAGGAGGCCGAGCCCCCGCGCTCGGTGGAGATGCTGCGCGAGGGCGACTGCGACGTGGCGCTCGCCTTCAGGTACGCGGGGGCCGCCGCCGCGGACGAGTGGGACGACCTCGTCGTACGGCCGCTGCTCGACGACCGGCTCGTCGGCCTCGTACCGGACGAGCACCGCTTGGCGAAGACCGAGAGCGTGACCATCGGTGAGCTTGCCGACGAGTCGTGGATCGCGGGCTGCCCGCGCTGCCGCCGCCAGTTGGTGGAGGTCTGCGAGAGCGCGGGCTTCGCCCCCCGCATCGACTTCGCCACGGACGACTACCCGGCGGTGATCGGCCTGGTCGGGGCAGGCCTCGGGGTCGCGGTGCTGCCCGAGCTCGCGATCGAGTCGGTACGCCCGAAGGGGGCCCGCACGGTGACGGTGGAGCCCGCCGTGCGCCGGGAGATCGTGGCGCTCACGCTGCCCGACCTGGCGCAGGTGCCGGCCGTCGCCGCCACCCTCGACCACCTGGCGCGGGCCGCCGCGCGCTGA
- a CDS encoding MOSC domain-containing protein: MKLLSVNVGRPKTVDYTDSPGGRTGIDKQPVDGAVRVTAPGPKGTGGSGLTGDTICDLRHHGGNDQAVYAFAREDLDAWERQLGRALPNGGFGENLTTSGVDVNGALIGERWRVGPDLLLEVTSSRIPCRTFQGHVGEAGWVRRFTQTLLPGAYLRVIEPGDIQAGDAVEIVHRPDHEVTVALQFRAVTTERALLPSLLAAGDALHPETVRKARKYMEKQSAREA; the protein is encoded by the coding sequence ATGAAGCTTCTCTCCGTGAACGTGGGCCGGCCCAAGACCGTCGACTACACCGACTCCCCCGGCGGCCGCACCGGGATCGACAAGCAGCCCGTCGACGGGGCCGTCCGGGTGACCGCGCCCGGCCCCAAGGGCACCGGCGGCAGTGGCCTCACCGGAGACACCATCTGCGACCTGCGCCATCACGGCGGCAACGACCAGGCGGTGTACGCCTTCGCCCGCGAGGACCTCGACGCGTGGGAGCGGCAGCTCGGCCGTGCGCTGCCCAACGGCGGCTTCGGTGAGAACCTCACCACGTCCGGCGTGGACGTGAACGGCGCGCTGATCGGCGAGCGTTGGCGGGTCGGCCCCGACCTGCTCCTGGAGGTGACCTCCTCGCGCATTCCGTGCCGCACCTTCCAGGGGCACGTGGGCGAGGCGGGCTGGGTGCGGCGGTTCACGCAGACCCTGCTGCCGGGCGCCTATCTGCGGGTCATCGAGCCGGGCGACATCCAGGCGGGCGACGCGGTCGAGATCGTGCACCGCCCGGACCACGAGGTCACCGTCGCCCTGCAGTTCCGGGCCGTGACCACCGAGCGCGCGCTGCTGCCCTCGCTGCTCGCGGCCGGCGACGCGCTGCACCCCGAGACGGTGCGCAAGGCGCGCAAGTACATGGAGAAGCAGAGCGCGCGGGAAGCCTGA
- a CDS encoding multicopper oxidase family protein, translating into MSRLTSKPWLKRALLIIGSVVTVVALALGGGVLWLWQDAKVSTVGKESFDNALAIPPLAESRMDKDGTRVFDLRMQPGRKEFKAGRATPTWGFNGDHLGPTLRAKRGEKVRVRIRNGLDEASTVHWHGMHLPAKMDGGPHQMIRPGGSWSPHWKVDQPAATLWYHPHPHGATEKHVQRGLAGMFLLDDKRSARLALPKKYGVDDLPVIVQDVRFDGAKFDHGHKMMRNVGFLGDRTMVNGTLAPYQEVGDELIRLRLLNASTARTYDFGFPDDRPFSLVGTDGGALERPARMERIQLSPGERAEIVVRMRPGEKTVLRSFPQDNYGSAWQQRFSGGDDSFDVLQLRAAKRLRPSPALPSELGELEVPDGAGASRARFFDLKQSGINGRAMRMDRIDEVVTRGATETWTVRNDNGMPHNFHVHDVQFRVLEVNGETPPPELRGPKDTVFLPNGTTMKLALRFTGPADPKTPYMYHCHLLSHEDGGMMGQFVVVEKGQKAVEPSGRHSGH; encoded by the coding sequence ATGTCCCGACTCACGAGCAAGCCATGGCTCAAACGTGCCCTCCTCATCATCGGCAGCGTCGTCACCGTCGTCGCGCTGGCACTCGGCGGCGGCGTGCTGTGGCTGTGGCAGGACGCGAAGGTCAGCACGGTCGGCAAGGAGTCGTTCGACAACGCCCTCGCGATACCGCCCCTGGCCGAGTCCCGCATGGACAAGGACGGCACCCGCGTCTTCGACCTGCGCATGCAGCCGGGCCGGAAGGAGTTCAAGGCCGGACGCGCCACACCGACCTGGGGCTTCAACGGCGACCATCTGGGCCCGACCCTGCGCGCGAAGCGCGGCGAGAAGGTCCGCGTGCGGATCCGCAACGGCCTCGACGAGGCCTCGACCGTCCACTGGCACGGCATGCACCTGCCCGCGAAGATGGACGGCGGCCCGCACCAGATGATCCGGCCCGGCGGCAGCTGGAGCCCGCACTGGAAGGTGGACCAGCCCGCGGCCACTCTCTGGTACCACCCGCACCCGCACGGGGCGACGGAGAAGCACGTGCAGCGCGGCCTCGCGGGCATGTTTCTCCTCGACGACAAGCGCAGCGCGCGTCTCGCGCTGCCGAAGAAGTACGGCGTCGACGACCTGCCGGTGATCGTGCAGGACGTGAGGTTCGACGGCGCGAAGTTCGACCACGGCCACAAGATGATGCGCAACGTCGGCTTCCTCGGCGACCGGACCATGGTCAACGGAACGCTCGCGCCGTACCAGGAGGTGGGCGACGAACTCATACGCCTGCGGCTCCTGAACGCCTCGACGGCCCGTACGTACGACTTCGGCTTCCCGGACGACCGGCCCTTCTCCCTGGTCGGCACGGACGGCGGCGCCCTGGAGCGGCCGGCGCGGATGGAGCGGATACAGCTGTCGCCGGGTGAGCGGGCCGAGATCGTGGTGCGGATGCGGCCCGGGGAGAAGACCGTGCTGCGCAGCTTCCCGCAGGACAACTACGGGAGCGCCTGGCAGCAGCGGTTCAGTGGGGGCGACGACTCCTTCGACGTGCTCCAGCTGCGGGCGGCGAAGCGGCTGCGTCCCTCGCCCGCGCTGCCCTCGGAGCTGGGCGAGCTGGAGGTGCCGGACGGTGCGGGGGCGAGCCGGGCGCGGTTCTTCGACCTGAAGCAGTCCGGGATCAACGGCCGGGCGATGCGGATGGACCGGATCGACGAGGTGGTCACGCGCGGGGCCACCGAGACCTGGACCGTGCGCAACGACAACGGCATGCCGCACAACTTCCATGTGCACGACGTGCAGTTCCGGGTCCTTGAGGTGAACGGCGAGACGCCACCGCCCGAGCTGCGCGGCCCCAAGGACACGGTGTTCCTGCCGAACGGCACGACGATGAAACTGGCCCTGCGCTTCACGGGCCCGGCCGACCCGAAGACGCCGTACATGTACCACTGCCATCTCCTGAGCCACGAGGACGGAGGAATGATGGGGCAGTTCGTGGTCGTCGAGAAGGGCCAGAAGGCGGTCGAGCCGTCCGGACGGCACAGCGGGCACTGA
- a CDS encoding SDR family NAD(P)-dependent oxidoreductase: MTTALITGSTAGIGAAFARRLASDGHNLVLVARDTKRLREQATELHDRHGIEAEVLTADLATEDGITAVEERLARRRDGVDLLVNNAGFGNKGRYLEVPLADELTMLKVHCEAVLRLTSAATAAMRERGRGGVVNVASVAAFVPRGTYGASKAWVVQFTQGAAKDLAGSGVRLMALCPGFVRTEFHERAGMGTDNIPKWMWLDADKLVAAALADLARGKSLSIPDPRYKTLMGLVKLTPRALLGGVTSRTGRKYGPK, from the coding sequence ATGACTACGGCTCTCATCACAGGATCGACCGCCGGTATCGGCGCCGCCTTCGCGCGGCGGCTCGCCAGTGACGGGCACAACCTGGTCCTGGTGGCGCGCGACACGAAGCGGCTGCGCGAACAGGCGACCGAGCTGCACGACCGGCACGGCATCGAGGCGGAGGTCCTGACCGCCGACCTCGCCACGGAGGACGGCATCACGGCCGTCGAGGAGCGGCTCGCCCGGCGCCGCGACGGAGTCGACCTGCTGGTCAACAACGCCGGATTCGGCAACAAGGGCCGCTATTTGGAGGTGCCGCTCGCCGACGAGCTGACGATGCTGAAGGTGCACTGCGAGGCCGTCCTGCGGCTGACGTCGGCGGCGACGGCGGCGATGCGGGAGCGGGGCCGGGGCGGTGTCGTGAACGTCGCGTCGGTGGCGGCGTTCGTGCCGCGCGGGACGTACGGCGCGTCCAAGGCGTGGGTCGTGCAGTTCACGCAGGGCGCGGCCAAGGACCTGGCGGGCTCCGGGGTGCGGCTGATGGCCCTGTGCCCCGGCTTCGTCCGCACGGAGTTCCACGAGCGGGCGGGCATGGGCACGGACAACATCCCCAAGTGGATGTGGCTGGACGCCGACAAGCTGGTGGCCGCGGCCCTGGCCGACCTGGCCCGCGGCAAGTCCCTGTCCATCCCGGACCCGCGCTACAAGACCCTGATGGGCCTGGTGAAGCTGACCCCGAGGGCCCTGCTCGGCGGGGTGACGTCGAGGACGGGCAGAAAGTACGGCCCGAAGTAG
- the groL gene encoding chaperonin GroEL (60 kDa chaperone family; promotes refolding of misfolded polypeptides especially under stressful conditions; forms two stacked rings of heptamers to form a barrel-shaped 14mer; ends can be capped by GroES; misfolded proteins enter the barrel where they are refolded when GroES binds) has protein sequence MAKILKFDEDARRALERGVNKLADTVKVTIGPKGRNVVIDKKFGAPTITNDGVTIAREVEVEDPYENLGAQLVKEVATKTNDIAGDGTTTATVLAQALVKEGLRNVAAGASPAALKKGIDAAVKAVSEDLLATARPIDDKSDIAAVAGLSAQDQQVGELIAEAMDKVGKDGVITVEESNTFGLELDFTEGMAFDKGYLSPYFVTDQERMEAVLEDPYILIHQGKISSIQDLLPLLEKVIQAGSSKPLLIIAEDVEGEALSTLVVNKIRGTFNAVAVKAPGFGDRRKAMLGDMATLTGGTVIAEEVGLKLDQVGLDVLGTARRVTITKDDTTIVDGGGNSADVEGRVAQIKAEIEATDSDWDREKLQERLAKLAGGVCVIKVGAATEVELKEKKHRLEDAISATRAAVEEGIVSGGGSALVHAAKVLKGNLDKTGDEATGVAVVRSAVVEPLRWIAENAGLEGYVITTKVAELDKGFGFNAATGEYVDLVKAGVIDPVKVTRSALENAASIASLLLTTETLVVEKPAEEEADGGHGHGHGHAH, from the coding sequence ATGGCGAAGATCCTGAAGTTCGACGAGGACGCCCGTCGCGCCCTCGAGCGCGGCGTCAACAAGCTTGCCGACACGGTCAAGGTGACGATCGGCCCCAAGGGCCGCAACGTCGTCATCGACAAGAAGTTCGGCGCTCCCACCATCACCAACGACGGCGTCACCATCGCCCGTGAGGTCGAGGTCGAGGACCCGTACGAGAACCTCGGCGCCCAGCTCGTGAAGGAGGTGGCGACCAAGACCAACGACATCGCTGGTGACGGCACCACCACCGCCACCGTGCTGGCCCAGGCCCTGGTCAAGGAAGGCCTGCGCAACGTCGCCGCCGGCGCTTCCCCGGCCGCCCTGAAGAAGGGCATCGACGCCGCGGTCAAGGCGGTCTCCGAGGACCTCCTCGCCACCGCCCGTCCGATCGACGACAAGTCCGACATCGCCGCCGTGGCCGGGCTCTCCGCCCAGGACCAGCAGGTCGGCGAGCTCATCGCCGAGGCGATGGACAAGGTCGGCAAGGACGGTGTCATCACCGTCGAGGAGTCCAACACCTTCGGCCTGGAGCTGGACTTCACCGAGGGCATGGCCTTCGACAAGGGCTACCTGTCGCCGTACTTCGTGACGGACCAGGAGCGCATGGAGGCGGTGCTCGAGGACCCGTACATCCTCATCCACCAGGGCAAGATCTCCTCCATCCAGGACCTGCTGCCGCTCCTGGAGAAGGTCATCCAGGCCGGCTCCTCCAAGCCGCTCCTGATCATCGCCGAGGACGTCGAGGGCGAGGCCCTGTCGACCCTCGTCGTGAACAAGATCCGCGGCACGTTCAACGCCGTCGCGGTGAAGGCCCCCGGCTTCGGCGACCGCCGCAAGGCGATGCTCGGCGACATGGCCACCCTCACGGGCGGCACCGTCATCGCCGAGGAGGTCGGCCTCAAGCTCGACCAGGTCGGCCTTGACGTGCTCGGCACCGCCCGCCGCGTCACCATCACCAAGGACGACACGACCATCGTCGACGGCGGCGGCAACTCCGCTGACGTCGAGGGCCGCGTCGCCCAGATCAAGGCCGAGATCGAGGCCACGGACTCCGACTGGGACCGCGAGAAGCTCCAGGAGCGCCTCGCGAAGCTGGCCGGCGGCGTGTGCGTCATCAAGGTCGGCGCCGCCACCGAGGTGGAGCTGAAGGAGAAGAAGCACCGTCTGGAGGACGCCATCTCCGCGACCCGCGCCGCGGTCGAGGAGGGCATCGTCTCCGGTGGTGGCTCCGCGCTCGTCCACGCCGCCAAGGTCCTCAAGGGCAACCTCGACAAGACCGGCGACGAGGCCACCGGTGTCGCGGTCGTCCGCAGCGCCGTCGTCGAGCCGCTGCGCTGGATCGCCGAGAACGCCGGCCTCGAGGGCTACGTCATCACCACCAAGGTGGCGGAGCTCGACAAGGGCTTCGGCTTCAACGCCGCGACCGGCGAGTACGTCGACCTGGTCAAGGCCGGCGTCATCGACCCGGTCAAGGTGACGCGCTCCGCCCTGGAGAACGCCGCCTCCATCGCCTCCCTGCTGCTCACGACCGAGACCCTGGTCGTCGAGAAGCCGGCCGAGGAAGAGGCTGACGGCGGCCACGGCCACGGGCACGGTCACGCTCACTGA
- the groES gene encoding co-chaperone GroES, with product MTTASSKVAIKPLEDRIVVQPLDAEQTTASGLVIPDTAKEKPQEGAVLAVGPGRFENGERLPLDVKVGDVVLYSKYGGTEVKYNGDEYLVLSARDVLAIIEK from the coding sequence GTGACGACCGCCAGCTCCAAGGTTGCCATCAAGCCGCTTGAGGACCGCATCGTGGTCCAGCCGCTCGACGCCGAGCAGACCACGGCCTCTGGCCTGGTCATCCCGGACACCGCGAAGGAGAAGCCCCAGGAGGGGGCTGTCCTCGCCGTGGGCCCGGGTCGCTTCGAGAACGGCGAGCGCCTGCCGCTCGACGTGAAGGTCGGCGACGTCGTGCTCTACAGCAAGTACGGCGGCACCGAGGTGAAGTACAACGGCGACGAGTACCTCGTCCTCTCGGCCCGCGACGTGCTCGCGATCATCGAGAAGTAG
- a CDS encoding polysaccharide deacetylase family protein, whose translation MRLVRQKEQIGREGRPGRPGAAGGRGGGRGGARGRRRRGRLAALAVSTAVVATAIASGCAADGDERGGSGAHGQQPRLGPPAQALRDYADALRAKQAARAAAAKRWGLAQAPLAAPPAPAVKPRITTRKGFEVEGQAQLPPVFTTVPTKDKVVFLTIDDGAEKDPAFLRMMRDLKIPYTAFLSDYLVKEDYGYFKRMQKSGVVLNNHTLNHRYLPGLSYEGQRREICGMQDTIQKRYGKRPELFRPPYGNYNRDTLRAAKACGIKAVPLWASEGFARHMEWREWDKDLHPGDIILTHFRGREDWKGTMPDMVRTVLRTVTAKGYAVARLEDYL comes from the coding sequence ATGCGACTAGTACGACAAAAAGAACAAATTGGCCGGGAGGGCAGGCCGGGCAGGCCGGGTGCGGCGGGCGGACGGGGCGGTGGGCGGGGCGGCGCGCGCGGGCGGCGCAGGCGCGGCCGCCTCGCCGCCCTCGCCGTCAGCACCGCCGTCGTTGCCACCGCGATCGCCTCCGGCTGCGCCGCCGACGGCGACGAGCGGGGCGGCTCCGGCGCGCACGGCCAGCAGCCGCGGCTCGGCCCGCCCGCCCAGGCGCTGCGGGACTACGCCGACGCGCTGCGCGCGAAGCAGGCCGCGCGGGCCGCGGCCGCGAAGCGCTGGGGGCTCGCGCAGGCCCCGCTCGCCGCACCCCCCGCGCCCGCCGTCAAGCCCCGCATCACCACCCGCAAGGGCTTCGAGGTCGAGGGGCAGGCACAGCTGCCACCGGTGTTCACCACCGTCCCGACCAAGGACAAGGTCGTCTTCCTGACGATCGACGACGGCGCCGAGAAGGACCCGGCGTTCCTGCGGATGATGCGCGACCTGAAGATCCCGTACACCGCCTTCCTCAGCGACTACCTGGTCAAGGAGGACTACGGCTACTTCAAGCGGATGCAGAAGAGCGGCGTCGTACTGAACAACCACACGCTCAACCACCGCTATCTGCCGGGGCTCTCCTACGAGGGGCAGCGGCGGGAGATCTGCGGGATGCAGGACACCATCCAGAAGCGGTACGGCAAGCGGCCCGAGCTGTTCCGGCCGCCGTACGGGAACTACAACCGCGACACCCTGCGCGCCGCCAAGGCCTGCGGCATCAAGGCGGTGCCGCTGTGGGCCTCCGAGGGCTTCGCCCGGCACATGGAGTGGCGCGAGTGGGACAAGGACCTGCACCCCGGCGACATCATCCTCACGCACTTCCGCGGCCGTGAGGACTGGAAGGGCACCATGCCCGACATGGTCCGCACGGTCCTGAGGACGGTCACGGCCAAGGGGTACGCCGTGGCGCGCCTCGAGGACTACCTGTGA